From Streptomyces sp. Edi4, one genomic window encodes:
- a CDS encoding ribonuclease Z, translating to MSVRELVVLGTASQVPTRHRNHNGYLLRWDGEGILFDPGEGTQRQMLRAGVAAHDIDRICVTHFHGDHSLGLAGVIQRINLDRVPHPVTAHYPRSGEHFFERLRYATAYRQSVELGQEPVEGEGAVLATTPAYTLDARRLSHPVESYGYRLVEPDGRRMLPELLAERGIAGPDVGRLAREGELNGVTLDDVSEIRRGQRFAFIMDTRLCEGVRVLADGCDMLVIESTFLDDDVQLATDHGHLTAGQAATVARDAGVRALVLTHFSQRYADPGEFERQARAAGYEGELTVAADLTRIPVPRRAA from the coding sequence GTGTCCGTACGTGAATTGGTGGTGCTCGGCACCGCGAGCCAGGTGCCCACCCGGCACCGCAACCACAACGGCTACCTGCTGCGGTGGGACGGCGAGGGCATCCTCTTCGACCCGGGCGAGGGCACGCAGCGCCAGATGCTGCGGGCCGGGGTCGCCGCCCACGACATCGACCGGATCTGCGTCACGCACTTCCACGGCGACCATTCGCTGGGCCTGGCCGGGGTGATCCAGCGGATCAACCTCGACCGGGTCCCGCACCCGGTCACCGCGCACTACCCGCGCAGCGGCGAGCACTTCTTCGAGCGGCTGCGGTACGCCACGGCCTACCGGCAGTCGGTGGAGCTCGGCCAGGAGCCGGTCGAGGGCGAGGGCGCGGTGCTGGCCACGACGCCCGCGTACACCCTGGACGCCCGCCGCCTCTCCCACCCCGTGGAGTCGTACGGCTACCGGCTCGTCGAGCCCGACGGGCGCCGGATGCTGCCCGAACTGCTGGCCGAGCGCGGCATCGCGGGCCCCGACGTGGGGCGCCTGGCGCGCGAGGGCGAGCTGAACGGTGTCACGCTCGACGACGTCAGCGAGATCCGGCGCGGGCAGCGCTTCGCGTTCATCATGGACACCCGCCTGTGCGAGGGCGTACGGGTCCTCGCGGACGGCTGCGACATGCTGGTGATCGAGTCGACGTTCCTGGACGACGACGTCCAACTCGCCACCGACCACGGGCACTTGACGGCGGGTCAGGCGGCGACCGTGGCCCGCGACGCGGGCGTGCGCGCACTGGTCCTCACCCACTTCTCGCAGCGCTACGCCGACCCGGGGGAGTTCGAGCGCCAGGCCCGCGCCGCCGGGTACGAGGGCGAGCTGACCGTGGCGGCCGACCTCACCCGGATCCCCGTCCCCCGACGCGCCGCCTGA
- a CDS encoding 16S rRNA (uracil(1498)-N(3))-methyltransferase, which produces MTAPVFVVDTVPGAGAYVLDGAEGRHAVSVKRLRPDEEVTLTDGAGNWAHAVVVAAEGKDRLSVRVTAAGSEPEPALRVTVVQALPKGDRGEVAVETMTETGVDAIVPWQAARCITQWKGERGAKSLAKWRGTAREAGKQSRRVRFPEVRDALSTKQVAALLAGADLAVVLHEDRDAASAALAAVELPAAGEIVLVVGPEGGVSPEELATFAEAGARPHRLGPSVLRTSTAGTVAAAVLLSRTPRWT; this is translated from the coding sequence ATGACCGCCCCGGTCTTCGTCGTCGACACGGTGCCGGGCGCCGGCGCGTACGTCCTGGACGGCGCGGAGGGCCGGCACGCCGTCTCCGTGAAGCGGCTGCGCCCCGACGAGGAGGTGACCCTCACCGACGGCGCGGGCAACTGGGCCCACGCGGTCGTCGTGGCCGCCGAGGGCAAGGACCGCCTGAGCGTCCGCGTCACCGCCGCCGGGAGCGAGCCCGAGCCCGCGCTCCGCGTCACCGTGGTGCAGGCGCTGCCCAAGGGGGACCGGGGCGAGGTCGCCGTGGAGACGATGACCGAGACCGGCGTCGACGCGATCGTGCCCTGGCAGGCCGCGCGCTGCATCACGCAGTGGAAGGGGGAGCGTGGCGCCAAGTCCCTTGCCAAATGGCGCGGTACGGCCCGTGAGGCGGGCAAGCAGTCACGCCGGGTGCGCTTCCCCGAGGTGCGGGACGCGCTGAGCACCAAGCAGGTCGCGGCGCTGCTGGCCGGGGCGGATCTGGCGGTGGTCCTGCACGAGGACCGCGACGCGGCGTCGGCCGCCCTCGCCGCGGTGGAACTCCCCGCCGCCGGAGAGATCGTCCTGGTGGTGGGCCCCGAGGGCGGCGTCTCACCGGAGGAACTGGCCACGTTCGCCGAGGCCGGCGCGCGGCCCCACCGCCTGGGCCCGAGCGTGCTGCGCACCTCGACGGCGGGCACGGTTGCGGCGGCGGTCCTGCTGTCGAGAACCCCCCGCTGGACCTGA
- the dnaJ gene encoding molecular chaperone DnaJ gives MATDYYAVLGVRRDASQDEIKKAFRRLARELHPDVNPDPKTQERFKEINAAYEVLSDPQKKQVYDLGGDPLSSSGGGGGAGGFGAGGFGNFSDIMDAFFGTASQRGPRSRTRRGQDAMIRLEIDLNEAAFGTTKEIQVDTAVVCTTCSGEGAAPGTSAQTCDMCRGRGEVSQVTRSFLGQVMTSRPCPQCQGFGTVVPTPCPECAGDGRIRSRRTLTVKIPAGVDNGTRIQLAGEGEVGPGGGPAGDLYVEIHELAHDVFQRRGDDLHCTVTIPMTAAALGTKVPLQTLDGMEEVDIRPGSQSGQSIPLHARGITHLRGGGRGDLIVHVEVLTPSKLDPQQEDLLRQLAELRGEERPTGQFQPGQQGLFSRLKDAFNGR, from the coding sequence GTGGCCACGGACTACTACGCCGTACTCGGCGTGCGCCGCGACGCATCACAGGACGAGATCAAGAAGGCGTTCCGGCGCCTCGCACGCGAACTCCACCCGGATGTGAATCCGGACCCGAAGACGCAGGAGCGCTTCAAGGAGATCAACGCCGCGTACGAGGTCCTGTCGGACCCGCAGAAGAAGCAGGTCTACGACCTTGGCGGGGACCCGCTGTCGTCGTCGGGCGGCGGTGGCGGGGCCGGCGGCTTCGGCGCGGGCGGCTTCGGCAACTTCTCGGACATCATGGACGCCTTCTTCGGCACGGCATCCCAGCGCGGCCCGCGCTCGCGGACCCGCCGGGGCCAGGACGCCATGATCCGCCTGGAGATCGACCTCAACGAGGCGGCCTTCGGCACCACCAAGGAGATCCAGGTCGACACCGCCGTGGTGTGCACGACCTGCTCGGGCGAGGGCGCCGCCCCCGGCACCTCCGCGCAGACCTGTGACATGTGCCGCGGCCGCGGCGAGGTGTCCCAGGTCACCCGGTCCTTCCTCGGCCAGGTCATGACCTCGCGGCCCTGCCCGCAGTGCCAGGGCTTCGGCACCGTGGTGCCCACCCCGTGCCCGGAGTGCGCCGGCGACGGCCGCATCCGCTCGCGGCGCACCCTGACCGTGAAGATCCCGGCCGGTGTCGACAACGGCACCCGCATCCAGCTCGCGGGCGAGGGCGAGGTCGGCCCCGGCGGCGGCCCCGCAGGCGACCTGTATGTGGAGATCCACGAGCTGGCGCACGACGTGTTCCAGCGGCGCGGCGACGACCTGCACTGCACGGTCACCATCCCCATGACGGCGGCGGCGCTCGGCACGAAGGTGCCGCTCCAGACGCTGGACGGCATGGAGGAGGTGGACATCCGCCCGGGCAGCCAGTCCGGCCAGTCCATCCCGCTGCACGCCCGCGGCATCACGCATCTGCGCGGCGGCGGGCGCGGTGACCTCATCGTGCACGTGGAGGTCCTGACCCCGAGCAAGCTGGACCCGCAGCAGGAGGACCTGCTGCGTCAGCTGGCCGAGCTGCGCGGCGAGGAGCGCCCCACGGGCCAGTTCCAGCCGGGCCAGCAGGGCCTGTTCTCCCGCCTGAAGGACGCGTTCAACGGCCGGTAG
- the hrcA gene encoding heat-inducible transcriptional repressor HrcA produces the protein MLSERRLEVLRAIVQDYVGTEEPVGSKALTERHALGVSPATVRNDMAVLEEEGFIAQPHTSAGRIPTDKGYRLFVDRLAGVKPLSSPERRAIQNFLDSAVDLDDVVARTVRLLAQLTRQVAVVQYPSLTRSTVRHVELLSLAAARLMLVLITDTGRVEQRMVDCPAPFGEAALADLRARLNARVVGRRFADVPQLVQDLPESFEPEDRGTVSTVLATLLETLVEETEERLMIGGTANLTRFGHDFPLTIRPVLEALEEQVVLLKLLGEAKESGMTVRIGHENNAHEGLNSTSVVSVGYGSGGEAVAKLGVVGPTRMDYPGTMGAVRAVARYVGQILAES, from the coding sequence ATGCTCAGTGAACGCAGGCTCGAGGTGCTGCGCGCCATCGTCCAGGACTATGTCGGCACCGAGGAGCCGGTCGGGTCGAAGGCCCTGACCGAGCGGCACGCGCTGGGCGTCTCACCGGCGACCGTGCGCAACGACATGGCGGTCCTGGAGGAGGAGGGCTTCATCGCCCAGCCCCACACCAGCGCCGGCCGCATCCCGACCGACAAGGGCTACCGGCTCTTCGTCGACCGGCTCGCGGGCGTCAAGCCCCTGTCGTCGCCTGAGCGCCGCGCGATCCAGAACTTCCTGGACAGCGCGGTGGACCTGGACGACGTCGTGGCCCGTACGGTGCGGCTGCTCGCGCAGCTGACCCGGCAGGTGGCGGTCGTGCAGTACCCGTCGCTGACCCGCTCGACGGTGCGGCATGTGGAACTGCTCTCACTCGCCGCGGCCCGGCTCATGCTGGTGCTGATCACGGACACCGGCCGGGTCGAGCAGCGTATGGTCGACTGCCCGGCGCCGTTCGGCGAGGCCGCGCTCGCGGATCTGCGGGCCCGGCTCAACGCACGGGTGGTGGGACGCCGCTTCGCGGACGTGCCGCAGCTCGTGCAGGACCTGCCGGAGTCCTTTGAACCGGAGGACCGGGGAACCGTCTCGACGGTCCTCGCCACCCTCCTCGAAACCCTGGTCGAAGAGACCGAGGAGCGGCTGATGATCGGCGGCACCGCCAATCTGACCCGCTTCGGACACGACTTCCCGCTGACCATCAGGCCGGTGCTGGAAGCACTCGAGGAGCAGGTCGTGCTCCTCAAGCTGCTCGGCGAGGCCAAGGAATCGGGCATGACCGTACGCATCGGGCACGAGAACAACGCCCATGAAGGACTGAACTCCACGTCCGTCGTGTCGGTCGGCTACGGTTCCGGCGGCGAGGCGGTCGCCAAACTCGGCGTGGTCGGACCGACCCGCATGGATTACCCCGGAACGATGGGAGCGGTACGCGCAGTGGCACGTTACGTCGGACAGATCCTGGCGGAGTCGTAA
- a CDS encoding MBL fold metallo-hydrolase: MDISWEEFGWERLGDGVGRRRLPGWDATAALVAGEDALLLYDTGATLREGAELRAQAQALFGRRVTHIALSHPHFDHVLGTAAFSGAQVYGAVGIERVMTSEQMRYDSVAQGVPERDAAEAADLLVLPHHAVSGEWTLDLGGRQVLLANVGPGHSGHDLVVLVPASGGSPEIVLCGDLVEESGEPQAGPDAVTPRWPAALDRVLSLGGPAALYVPGHGAVVDASFVRAQRDQLAVRFGVS; the protein is encoded by the coding sequence ATGGACATAAGTTGGGAAGAGTTCGGTTGGGAGCGCCTGGGTGATGGAGTGGGGCGCAGACGCCTGCCGGGCTGGGACGCGACCGCCGCGCTGGTCGCGGGCGAGGACGCGCTGCTCCTGTACGACACGGGCGCGACGCTGCGTGAGGGCGCCGAACTGCGGGCGCAGGCGCAGGCCCTGTTCGGCCGCCGTGTGACCCACATCGCGCTCAGCCACCCCCATTTCGACCACGTTCTCGGCACCGCGGCCTTCTCCGGCGCCCAGGTGTACGGGGCTGTCGGCATCGAGCGGGTCATGACCTCTGAGCAGATGCGCTACGACTCAGTGGCCCAGGGCGTGCCCGAGCGGGACGCGGCCGAGGCGGCCGACCTGCTGGTGCTGCCCCATCACGCGGTGTCCGGCGAGTGGACGCTCGACCTGGGCGGGCGCCAGGTGCTGCTCGCCAACGTCGGGCCCGGGCACAGCGGGCACGACCTGGTGGTGCTCGTCCCCGCGAGCGGCGGGTCGCCGGAGATCGTCCTGTGCGGCGACCTCGTGGAGGAGTCGGGCGAGCCGCAGGCGGGCCCGGACGCGGTCACCCCGCGCTGGCCGGCCGCCCTGGACCGGGTGCTGTCGCTCGGCGGCCCGGCAGCGCTGTACGTGCCCGGGCACGGGGCGGTGGTG
- a CDS encoding histidine triad nucleotide-binding protein produces MAGEPQADCLFCKIVSGDVPATVVRETDTTVAFRDINPQAPSHILVIPKVHHPDAASLAAAEPTVLADVVREAGQVAADENIDKSGYRLVFNTGSGAGQTVFHAHVHVLGGRGLQWPPG; encoded by the coding sequence ATGGCCGGAGAGCCGCAGGCCGACTGCCTGTTCTGCAAAATCGTCTCGGGCGATGTCCCGGCGACCGTCGTGCGCGAGACCGACACGACGGTGGCGTTCCGCGACATCAACCCCCAGGCGCCCTCCCACATCCTGGTCATCCCCAAGGTGCACCACCCCGACGCCGCCTCGCTCGCCGCCGCCGAACCCACCGTCCTCGCGGACGTCGTACGGGAGGCCGGGCAGGTCGCCGCCGATGAGAACATCGACAAGAGCGGCTACCGGCTCGTGTTCAACACCGGCAGCGGCGCGGGCCAGACCGTCTTCCACGCCCACGTGCACGTCCTGGGCGGCCGCGGCCTCCAGTGGCCGCCCGGATAG
- a CDS encoding nitronate monooxygenase: MALTDLCRYPIVQAPMAGGASGPALAAAVSEAGGLGFLAAGYKTADGMYQEIKQVRGLTGRPFGVNLFMPQDPGTDPAAIEVYRHQLAGEATWYETPLGDADTGGDDNYEAKLAILREDPVPVVSFTFGCPDRAVVDAFAKIGTYTIVTVTTPQEAQAAQWAGADAVCVQGVEAGGHQGTFRDDAQAGGAGIGLLTLIALVRDSVQLPIVAAGGLMRGAQIAAVLAAGADAAQLGTAFLVCPESGANVLHKQALTNPLFVRTELTRAFSGRPARGLVNRFMREHGPYAPAAYPQVHQLTAGVRKAAAEAGDPQGMALWAGQGHRLARELPAARLVEVLAAELDDAAAELTTNLRNLKNTRSAS; this comes from the coding sequence ATGGCTTTGACCGATCTCTGCCGGTATCCGATCGTGCAGGCGCCCATGGCGGGCGGCGCCTCCGGTCCGGCGCTGGCCGCGGCCGTGTCCGAGGCCGGGGGGCTCGGCTTCCTGGCCGCCGGGTACAAGACGGCCGACGGCATGTACCAGGAGATCAAGCAGGTGCGCGGCCTGACCGGCCGGCCCTTCGGCGTCAACCTGTTCATGCCCCAGGACCCCGGCACCGACCCCGCCGCCATCGAGGTCTACCGCCACCAGCTCGCGGGCGAGGCCACCTGGTACGAGACGCCGCTGGGCGACGCCGACACCGGGGGCGACGACAACTACGAGGCCAAGCTCGCCATCCTGCGCGAGGACCCGGTGCCCGTCGTCTCCTTCACCTTCGGCTGCCCCGACCGCGCGGTCGTGGACGCGTTCGCGAAGATCGGCACCTACACGATCGTCACCGTGACCACGCCCCAGGAGGCCCAGGCCGCGCAGTGGGCGGGGGCCGACGCGGTGTGTGTGCAGGGCGTCGAAGCGGGCGGCCACCAGGGCACCTTCCGCGACGATGCGCAGGCCGGCGGCGCGGGCATCGGACTGCTCACCCTGATCGCCCTCGTACGCGACAGCGTCCAGCTGCCGATCGTCGCCGCGGGCGGCCTGATGCGCGGCGCCCAGATCGCGGCGGTGCTCGCGGCCGGCGCGGACGCGGCGCAACTGGGCACCGCCTTCCTCGTATGTCCCGAGTCGGGCGCCAACGTGCTGCACAAGCAGGCCCTGACCAATCCCCTTTTCGTCCGTACGGAGCTGACGCGCGCGTTCTCCGGACGGCCCGCGCGGGGCCTGGTGAACCGTTTCATGCGCGAGCACGGCCCCTACGCCCCCGCCGCCTACCCCCAGGTGCACCAGCTGACCGCCGGCGTGCGCAAGGCGGCCGCCGAGGCCGGCGACCCCCAGGGCATGGCGCTGTGGGCGGGCCAGGGCCACCGCCTCGCCCGCGAGCTCCCCGCGGCCCGCCTCGTCGAGGTCCTGGCGGCCGAACTGGACGACGCGGCGGCCGAGTTGACCACCAACCTGCGGAACCTGAAGAACACGAGGAGTGCGTCATGA